The window aagcAGAGGGGGCACTATgacatttttttaaatgtatttattaattTATCACTATATAAGGACACAGGCAGCATGTGTgaattcaaccaatcacagacgctgtctcaaaGGGTGGAGGCGTGGTCCAAAATCTGCCAATCAGAGAGGACGGTGTGAGAggaaagtagtgaatatgcatAAGAGATAATTAATAGCCCCGGAAGTAAGGCTACATCTGCTGGaactcggtaagtatgtactgctttacccCTTTTGtatgttctttattttacagccccccacaccattttacaacacatcacttttgcctcccattgaatttaatgggttcagctaggatcaATGATCGGATCGGTTAGGATCGTCGCTCCGATCGCAATCTCAGGCAGGATCGGTGATCCTTAGCTGATCCGAtgcttggcaggatcgctcatctctattgatttATCTCAGATTTTCCAGTGTACAATCCAGACTAAAGAGTCCCTCAAGTCGAATTTAATATATCTACGGTACTTGACTTTAATATATCTACTTGTATTtccgacgactgggcgtataagatgacccccaacttttccagttaaaatatagagtttgggatataccatatacagtatacttgagtataagccgacCTAAgtagtgcccattgtttagtaatgtcccctgcagtaatgagcccattgtttagtaatgtgcccatccttgtcccccccttgtagtaatgtgcccattgtttagtaatgtcccctgcagtaatgagcccgttatttagtaatgtgctcatcctgtccccccttgtagtaatgagcccattgtttagtaatgtgcccatccttgctcccccttgtagtaatgtgcccattgtttagtaatgtcccctgcagtaatgagcccattgtttagtaatgtgaccatccttgtccccccttgtagtaatgtgcccattgtttagtaatgtcccctgcagtaatgagccctttgtttagtaatgtgctcatcctgtccccccccttgtagtaatgagcccattgtttagtaatgcgcccatccttgcccccccttgtagtaatgtgcccattgtttagtaatgtcccctgcagtaatgagcccactgtttagtaatgtgaccatccttgtcccccttgtagtaatgtgcccattgtttagtaatgtcccctgcagtaatgagcccgttgtttagtaatgtgcccatccttgtctcccccccttgtagtaatgtgcccattgtttagtaatgtcccctgcagtaatgagcccgttgtttagtaatgtgcccatcctgccccccccccccctgtagtaatgtgcccattgtttagtaatgccctcctaccggtccccttcttgtcccctattatgccattgcttACACataataaacattattctcaccttttCCTGTGCTGAGAGCACCACgggaacagaggagaggtgagaaaaatgtttattgtgtgtaaacaacgacataataggggacaagaaggggaccggtaggagggcattactaaacaatgggcacatgcaGCACCGTGCACCACCGTATAGGACGACACCCggagtataagacgacccccaagttTCGAGaaaattttcaggggttaaaaagtcatcttatacgccggaaaatatggtACTCCTTTCCCTGACCGCTTACCCTTCTTCTCTATTTCTTACATATTTTCTGTTGCACTTCAAGAAGATTTAGAAGTGTAAGCACCAAACAGAAATAAAGAATAGTCATTATCTAGTACATCCCTGTAACGCAGGATAATACAACATCTCCACTCAAGTCTTGGTATGTTCCTACTATCTTGGAAATAAATACCTAGAGACCCTTGTACAAAGCTCACAAATGAAAGTTTGGATTATATTAATTAACATTTCCAGTATATAATTGTAATATTTGCTCAACGGTCTTTAAAGACAAACATGGACAATAAGACTTTGGCCACCGAACTGATACTTTTGGGATTTTCCAATAATTTGACTACAAATATctgtttatttttcatatttttctcgATCTATTTATTCTCTGTGGTTGGAAACTGTCTTATCATATGTGTCATTATACTGAATCGGTCCTTACACGCTCCGATGTACTTCTTTCTTTTGAATTTATCCTTCATAGACTTGTGTTATTCCTCCTCGGCGATACCTAAGCTGCTCATTGACCTCTTGTCCACCCGTAGGACAATATCGGTCATTGGTTGTCTTATACAATTTAAGGTTGTTCTATTGATAGGAGCTTGTGAATGCCAACTTCTTGCCGTCATGGCCTATGACCGGTACATCGCCATCTGTCGTCCTCTCCACTACCGGATTCTCATGAGGTGGAGCGTGTGTTGCTATCTAGCGGCCTTCGTTTGGATATTTAGCTTCATAAATATAATCATTCCATCCCTTGTATTGCCCATAAGTGTGTGTTATCCTAACCTGATCAACCATTTCATGTGTGAGGTCCTATCGGTGCTGAGGTTGTCATGTGATGATACTTCTCTTCAAGAGCTTGTGATATTTACTGTTGGCTTTATTGCAATTGTCCTACCATTTATTCTAATTATTGCGTCTTATATTTGTATCATATCAACTGTATTGAAGATTCGTTCTGCTGGAAGATCCAAGGCTTTCTCCACTTGTACCTCACATATTAGTGTAGTTGCAACATACTTTGGGACCGCCATGGTCACGTATTTAACCCCACCATCAGTGGAATCATTAAACCAAGACAAATATGTTTCTATATTTTATGTTATTATCTCTCCAATGTTAAACCCCCTGATATACAGTTTGAGCAACAGAGAAGTCAAGAAAGCTCTTACAaagcttatctaatatataaagctgaatgtgtgtgtgtgtgtgtgtgtatgtatgtgtgtatgtccgggattggcatctgcaccgtcgcagctacagccacaaaattttgcacactcacatgtctggaccccgagagcgtcataggctatgttttgaggggaaattttaaccccacgctttacagttattcgacaaaaaacctgcctccattaaagcgaatggagcagggagccacagtgcagccagaacttcagaagaatgcgcagccacgcccttatatggaatgttggggtgtcacaatgcagccagggaaagagacagacacagacagggtaagaaacagacatagacagggtaagagacatacataaagagacagacacagacaaagagacagactgagagggaaaaagacagacacagacaaagagacagacacagggaaacagacagacagggaaagaaagggaaagagacagacagggtaagagacagacaaagacag is drawn from Anomaloglossus baeobatrachus isolate aAnoBae1 chromosome 3, aAnoBae1.hap1, whole genome shotgun sequence and contains these coding sequences:
- the LOC142297441 gene encoding olfactory receptor 2D3-like, with translation MDNKTLATELILLGFSNNLTTNICLFFIFFSIYLFSVVGNCLIICVIILNRSLHAPMYFFLLNLSFIDLCYSSSAIPKLLIDLLSTRRTISVIGCLIQFKVVLLIGACECQLLAVMAYDRYIAICRPLHYRILMRWSVCCYLAAFVWIFSFINIIIPSLVLPISVCYPNLINHFMCEVLSVLRLSCDDTSLQELVIFTVGFIAIVLPFILIIASYICIISTVLKIRSAGRSKAFSTCTSHISVVATYFGTAMVTYLTPPSVESLNQDKYVSIFYVIISPMLNPLIYSLSNREVKKALTKLI